A window of Chaetodon auriga isolate fChaAug3 chromosome 2, fChaAug3.hap1, whole genome shotgun sequence contains these coding sequences:
- the sxph gene encoding LOW QUALITY PROTEIN: saxiphilin-like (The sequence of the model RefSeq protein was modified relative to this genomic sequence to represent the inferred CDS: inserted 1 base in 1 codon; substituted 1 base at 1 genomic stop codon): MCVEKKVTLLFSEELPLRNRFSIYPXAPVPLTLWKIYAGRTGQLSVVLCRRHKTGFSHSRXRMRRLYAILLFFIFVCCIRAKKMRWCTVSDPEQRKCAELAKALVAVLPPAAVAAFARLSCIRASSTTDCIDKIRANRADIVTLDAGEVYSAVKQFGLVVIAKEIYSDGGCILSVAVVRNSSLDIRSLQGLRSCHSGVRWTAGWSLPLGFLLSRNYLSWSKEQPLSQDVSTFFSASCIPGAAAMAPPLCALCQGQKSYIRQKNYHCETSHSEPYYNSQGALRCLRNGAGDVAFVDHLALESIEDSNGEDFRLLCTNGTQAPLSHYTNCNLGRGPGGGMVTRFNFRKVARKFLVTVQMLFGQQGRERQRFNLFNSSSFGENDLLFKDATHKLAVLPDGMDVSQVLGLDYVALLKGLGHEGSSLEDSVVRWCCISHAEQKKCEQWALSIKSDPLVCVRALSIRDCIEKIKRDEVDAVSLDATHSFIAGKCGLVPVVTEYYGTECVPAEGSAHLETDVLPSVVGVAVAKRSSRNIFIGNLGGRRSCHGYMYSPAGWLLPYRRTLSLEHNSSSPCDPNQVYNEVFWKGCLPGSQGNLCKVCMGGTGEAATKRCADNHNERYYGNMGALRCLVGDPTGKSYGDVAFVEQHNLQANVLSLSPSGWADGWTPSDFELLCGDGRRAPLSEWESCNLGVIPPNTIMTRPVLTARVYDFLMKSQETLAANPNSEFKLFESQKYGESDLLFKDATQCFVHTSHMDYRSILGDEFCSLAETVFNCTRSDILEFCNQDVCSIF, translated from the exons atgtgtgtggaaaaaaaagtgactttACTGTTTTCAGAGGAGCTGCCCTTGCGCAATAGGTTTTCTATTTATCCGTGAGCACCAGTGCCTCTCACGCTGTGGAAAATCTATGCAGGACGAACTGGACAGCTTTCTGTTGTGCTCTGCAGACGACATAAGACAGGTTTTAGCCACAGCA CCAGAATGAGACGACTTTATGCCATTTTActctttttcatctttgtctGCTGCATCAGGG CTAAGAAGATGCGGTGGTGCACAGTGTCCGATCCTGAGCAGAGGAAGTGTGCAGAACTCGCTAAAGCTCTAGTGGCAGTGCTGCCTCCAGCTGCTGTGGCAGCTTTTGCCAGACTCTCATGCATACGAGCGTCCAGCACGACTGACTGCATCGACAAGATCAGG GCTAACCGTGCTGATATAGTGACTTTGGATGCGGGAGAGGTTTATTCTGCTGTGAAGCAGTTCGGCCTTGTCGTCATTGCCAAGGAGATATACAGTGATG gaggctgtattctgtctgtggctgtggTTAGAAACAGCAGTTTGGACATACGGTCCCTGCAGGGCCTCAGGAGCTGTCACAGCGGGGTTCGATGGACGGCCGGATGGAGCCTTCCACTCGGCTTCCTGCTGTCCCGCAACTACCTGAGCTGGTCAAAGGAGCAGCCTCTCAGTCAGG ACGTCAGCACCTTTTTCAGTGCCAGCTGCATTCCCGGAGCTGCTGCCATGGCACCACCTCTGTGCGCTCTGTGCCAAGGCCAGAAGTCCTACATTCGCCAGAAAAATTATCACTGCGAGACGTCCCACAGTGAGCCCTACTACAACAGCCAAGGAGCCCTCAG ATGTCTCAGGAACGGGGCAGGAGATGTTGCATTTGTGGACCATTTAGCTCTTGAAAGTATTGAAG ACAGCAATGGAGAGGACTTCAGGTTGCTGTGTACAAATGGCACGCAAGCTCCTCTCAGCCACTACACAAACTGTAATCTGGGACGTGGTCCAGGAGGCGGCATGGTCACCAGATTTAATTTTCGCAAGGTTGCTCGCAAGTTTCTAGTGACGGTGCAG ATGCTGTTTGGTCAACAAGGACGAGAGAGACAGCGCTTCAACCTCTTTAACTCGTCTTCTTTTGGAGAAAATGACCTTCTCTTCAAAGATGCCACACATAAACTCGCTGTTCTGCCAGACGGCATGGATGTCAGTCAGGTGCTGGGGTTGGACTACGTGGCACTCCTCAAAGGCCTTGGACACGAAG gaagcTCGCTGGAGGACAGTGTGGTGCGGTGGTGCTGTATTAGCCATGCAGAGCAGAAGAAATGTGAGCAGTGGGCTCTCAGTATCAAGTCAGACCCGCTGGTGTGTGTCAGAGCGCTCTCAATACGAGACTGTATCGAGAAAATCAAG aggGACGAGGTGGACGCTGTCTCACTGGATGCAACTCACTCTTTCATCGCAGGAAAATGTGGTCTTGTCCCTGTAGTTACAGAATATTATG GAACTGAATGTGTGCCTGCTGAAGGATCGGCCCATTTAGAGACAGATG TGTTGCCCTCGGTGGTGGGTGTGGCAGTGGCAAAGCGCTCGAGCAGAAACATATTCATCGGGAACCTCGGAGGCCGTCGCTCCTGTCACGGATACATGTACAGCCCAGCAGGCTGGCTGCTGCCGTACAGACGCACGCTGAGCCTGGAGCATAACAGCAGCTCCCCCTGTGATCCAAACCAAG TGTACAACGAGGTGTTTTGGAAAGGCTGTCTTCCTGGCTCTCAGGGGAATCTGTGTAAAGTGTGTATGGGAGGCACCGGGGAGGCCGCCACCAAACGCTGTGCTGACAACCACAATGAGCGTTACTATGGCAACATGGGGGCTTTAAG GTGTCTGGTTGGAGATCCCACCGGTAAAAGCTACGGCGATGTGGCTTTCGTAGAGCAGCACAACCTTCAGGCCAACGTCCTCA GTCTGAGTCCCAGCGGTTGGGCAGATGGGTGGACGCCATCAGACTTCGAGCTGCTGTGTGGTGACGGTCGTCGGGCTCCGTTGTCAGAGTGGGAGAGCTGCAACCTTGGAGTCATCCCACCGAACACCATCATGACGAGGCCAGTCCTCACAGCACGAGTGTACGACTTCCTCATGAAGTCACAG gaaACTTTGGCAGCCAACCCAAACTCAGAGTTCAAGCTCTTTGAGTCTCAGAAATATGGAGAAAGTGATCTGCTGTTCAAAGATGCAACTCAGTGTTTTGTGCACACAAGCCACATGGACTACCGCTCCATCCTCGGAGACGAGTTCTGCAGCCTCGCGGAAACCGTCTTCAACTGCACGCGCTCTG ATATCTTGGAGTTTTGTAATCAGGACGTGTGCAGCATATTTTAA